CAGATGTGGTTGAATTATCTGGACAGCACTAAACAATGTCACATCTTCCAATACCCCTCTACCGCTTCCAGACATGGCCTAGCCCCCAAGTCCAGTTTGGCTTTTCCCACTTTTCCACAGAACCATTTACAGAGGAACATGGAATATGGGTCCTGATTGTTCACTTTTAGGTCATTTCTGGTAAttctgggttattcctggctctgcattcaggaatcactcctggtgggcttgaaggaccatatggaatgctggggattagacccagttggctacatgaaagcaaatacccttccccactgctgttctattgctccagctctcctACCCCGattattttttggccatatctgatGATGCTTAGAAGTTATGAAGGGCTCGTGGTAaactatggaatgccagggactgaacctggatcagctgtgtgcaaggcaaaaactcccTGCCCTCTCCACTATACTGTTTTCCCCACCTTGGCTCTTTTTGTAATGAGTGACCTTCCCCCCAAGCCCAGTGCTCTGGGCCTAGGAGGAAATACAGACATGATGGAGATGACCCTGTAAGCTGGCGTCACACCTGGGCACGTTGGGTGATGAGCTGTGAGGCATTGAACTTGGCCACCACACTCTTGAGCACCTCGTTGACGATGGAGGGCAGCACCCGCTCTTCATAGTCGAGCCCCAGGCGCTGGTACATGCTGGGTAATTCCATGGCGTTAGGGCGGGAGAGCACCCGCAGGGAGATGTTCACCATCTGCAGGTCTAAGAGTGCGGTCAGTGGTGGTGCTGGGCCAATGCTCACCCTAAGATGTGCCTCGGCACTGGCCTGTAACATTCCCTTCAAGGGaagccttttctttttgtttttgggccacatccgttgatgcttaggggttactcctggctatgtgctctgaaattgttcctggcttgggaggaccatgtgggactccgggggatagaacctcctCTCTATGGGCCTACAGAGCCTAACACAATGACTTGCCCCATGAGAGGGTCAGGGACCCCAAGATGTGCCTCAGCACTAGCCTGTAACATTCCCTCCAAGGggaagccttttctttttttgtttttgggccacatccgttgatgcttaggggttactcctggctatgtgttctgaaattgctcctggcttgggaggaccacatgggaccctgggggatcgaacagcagtccctccgtccagcgcttgcaaggcagatgccttatctctagcatcaccactccagccccaaggggaaGCCTTTGTGTTTAACCTTCCCATTGGCAAAGCAGCCCCCTTTCTGCACCAGGATAACCTGGAATCTGCCCATAGGACTGGAGGACAAAGATTGTTATCTTATGAACCTTTTATTTCCACTGCCTAGCATTTAGTTAATGAATAAGCAAGCAGCACTAAGAAAtggcacagggctggagagatagcatggaggttaaagcgtttgccttgcatgctgaaggatggtggttcaaatcctggcatccccagcagcgtttgccttgcaagcagccgatccaggacctaaggtggctggttcgaatcccagtgtcccatatggtcccccgtgcctgccagaagctgtttctgagcagccagccaggagtaacccctgagcaccgctgggtgtggcccaaaaaccaaaaccaaaaaaaaaaaaaaaaaatcctgacatcccatatggtctcccccgagcctgccgggggcgatttctgagcatagagccaggagtggcccctgagcactgccaggtgtaaccccaaaaccaaaaaaaaaaagaaatggcacagAAGACAGACCACAAGAAGTGAGGGACTTGCCATCTATGTGTTCACATTTGGGGTGGTACTTGGGAATCCCAGGGGTTAAGGTTTAAGGAGCTCTGTGGCCGCTATCCTCTCTGGGGAGGAGCAGGCTCAGGCCAGGAGTTTGGGGAGAGGTCTAGGAAGGAACAAGTGAACTGGAGTTGGAAGCCAAATTTCTCCCAGACTATGTTTACCCACAGATGATCTGAATAAGAAAGTCAAACAACTAAAAGGAATAGACCTTCCAAAACAACCCTGGATGCAGGCGGTAAAGCAGAGAGAACCAGGAATTCAAGGAGTTCAAGAAGTTCAAGaagttgagtgtgtgtgtgtgtgtgtgtgtgtgtgtgtgaaatgaaTAAATGGGAATGTAGTTGTCCGCCAGGCAGATACTTGGGTcacacttattttgcatgtgtaGGCACCGGAGGCAACAGGTGTCCCCTTCCATCATCCCAGAGGCACCCCCTATTTGCCTGCCAAGTGCCTCCCAAATGCCCCAAACCTACCTTTGGAGCCTGTGGGGGAGGAAATTTTCCGGGGCCTGGCCCGGATGTCATAGATGATGGGGTACTGGAACCAAGGGATCCTGGAGAGGAGGAAAAAGCACAGAGATGCATGTTGGGAGCCTGCCCTGTCACACCTCCCCACACACCACGTGTTTCCGAGTCGTTCTTCCTCTCAAGGGCCACTACCCTTGAGAGAAAGAGTTGGTTTTTGCAGGACTATGTGCAAGTGCTGGGGTGTGAGGCAACAGCGTGGGAAGGGGACTGAGCCACTATTGGGGGCCGTGTGCAGGTCCGACAGGGTGAAGGGTCAGGGTCATGGGGCTGGGCCCCGCCATTTACCTGAAGTGGAGGCCCTCGGCCAGGATGGTGTCCTGCTGCACTCCCCCGATCCGGTTGAAGAAAATGGCTCTTTGCCCGCCTTCCACTGTGtgtggggagaggggaagggggaTCATCAGGCCTGGCTGGAGAGGGGAGGGGATCAGGCCTGGCCGGACACGGTGGGTGCGAGTCCATGCTCGGCTAGGGGAGGCGGGGTACGGGGTGCGGGGACGGGGCAGGGCGGCTCACCGGTGAACACGGACTCCCGGACGCCATAGGCCACGGCGCCAGCACCCAGCAGCAGCTTCAGCGCCGTGCCCATGCCCCGGGGCCCGGAGGGCAACCTCCCCGCTAAGTCCTTCAAGTTCTGAGCCATGGCCGATCCCGAGACAGGGAGTGGGGGCACCGGAGGTCAAGCAGAGAGGGTCCCGGCCAGCCTGGAACCCCACACCCCGCACCCCGCACACAAGGGTCCCGGGCGCCTTAGTCGGGCTTTGTAGGAGAAAGGGCACCGGAAGTGCGCGTCCTTCTAAGCCCGCCTCTCTTTCCCGCCTACTTCAGGCGCACAGGAAGTGCGTCACCGGAAACACCGCCCCTCTGCCCGCCCGCCCAGGCTGGCTTCGGCTGCGTCCGGTAGCGTGCTCGCGTCGATAGCGAGTGCCCGCTTTCAAGATGGCTGCCGAGCGCGTCGCTCCCCAAGTGCCCGTTTTCAAAATGGCTACCGAGATAGGACGCATGCGCTCTGGTTGGAAGAGGGTGAGGCCCCCTCTCCACCTCCTCCCCGAGGCGGAAGCGCTGAGCGGACTTCCGGTCCGGTTCAAGATGGCTGCGCCCAGTGGAGGTTTTCCACCTCGTGAGCGGCGAGGCGGAGAGCGTGAAGAGGACTATGGGGAGGTGGTGGCCCCCAAAAGGCCCCGCTTCGGGGCGGGAAGCAAGATCGGAGGCCGAAGGCTGATTGTGGTGTTGGAAGGGGCCAGTTTGGAGACAGTCAAGGTAACTTgtaagaggccggagagatagcatggaggtagggcgtttgacagTGATTCgaacctcggcatcccatatggtcccccgaggctgccaggagcgatttctgagcatagagccaggagggacccctgagcgcagctgggtgtgaccccaaaacaaaaactaaaataaagaaaaagagagaaagaagaaaaatatctgccccataggcaggaagggtgggagggaaactggggacattggtagtaggCAATGTGCAATGATGAAGGTTGGTATGCcttgcatgactgaaacacaagcatgaataactttgtgtctgtgaaaaaataaaaataaaaacccagctatggggctggagcgacataacagtgctagggcatttgccttgcacgaggctgaccccggacagactgtggttcgaatcccggcttcccatatggtcccccgagcctgctatgggcgatttctgagcacagagccaggagtaacaacccctgagcacgccgggtgtgaccccccccccccacaaaaaaaaaggtaacttgCAAAATGAAGCTGA
The Suncus etruscus isolate mSunEtr1 chromosome 4, mSunEtr1.pri.cur, whole genome shotgun sequence genome window above contains:
- the PHB2 gene encoding prohibitin-2; this encodes MAQNLKDLAGRLPSGPRGMGTALKLLLGAGAVAYGVRESVFTVEGGQRAIFFNRIGGVQQDTILAEGLHFRIPWFQYPIIYDIRARPRKISSPTGSKDLQMVNISLRVLSRPNAMELPSMYQRLGLDYEERVLPSIVNEVLKSVVAKFNASQLITQRAQVSLLIRRELTERAKDFSLILDDVAITELSFSREYTAAVEAKQVAQQEAQRAQFLVEKAKQEQRQKIVQAEGEAEAAKMLGEALSKNPGYIKLRKIRAAQNISKTIATSQNRIYLTADNLVLNLQDESFTR